In Caretta caretta isolate rCarCar2 chromosome 4, rCarCar1.hap1, whole genome shotgun sequence, one genomic interval encodes:
- the LOC125635547 gene encoding UPF0462 protein C4orf33 — protein sequence MEFKIEHTWDSLPVSHEPATVRLKSGSAGLLMEVSALFFNDPPAPLVEPGKPFNGLWDYEVVEAFFLSETTKRYLEVELCPHGQHLLLLLSGRRRVWKQELALTYEVSRTETKWEGRAHLPWRYFPPYTDKFNAFAIHGSEAKRTYEALYPVPQHEIQKGQKPDFHRLEFFKPLNLKVLMGEDWKQPESDLWMSID from the exons ATGGAATTTAAAATTGAACACACATGGGACAGTTTACCAGTGAGTCATGAGCCAGCAACTGTCAGGCTGAAGTCCGGCAGTGCAGGATTGCTGATGGAAGTAAGTGCTCTCTTCTTTAATGATCCTCCAGCACCACTTGTAGAGCCAGGAAAGCCTTTCAATGGACTGTGGGACTATGAGG ttgttGAAGCATTTTTCTTGAGTGAGACAACTAAGCGGTACTTGGAAGTTGAACTCTGTCC CCATGGACAACATTTATTGCTGTTGCTTTCTGGCAGAAGAAGAGTATGGAAA CAAGAACTTGCTTTAACATATGAAGTGTCCAGAACAGAGACCAAATGGGAAGGCAGAGCTCATCTTCCTTGGAGATATTTTCCACCATACACTGACAAGTTTAATGCATTTGCAATTCATGGGTCAGAAGCAAAGAGAACTTATGAAGCACTTTACCCTGTGCCTCAGCATGAAATACAGAAAGGACAGAAACCTGATTT CCATCGTTTGGAATTTTTCAAACCACTTAACCTGAAGGTGTTAATGGGAGAAGATTGGAAACAGCCTGAATCAGATCTGTGGATGTCAATTGATTAG